The Dethiosulfovibrio peptidovorans DSM 11002 genome has a window encoding:
- a CDS encoding GrdX family protein → MIVVTNNEKTRDSLPMAQWVDGTALDVLDEVESMLRTGYGLVSAPLSANNRLNRSPYRSIILGKQGTWSGDDLELVDKARAFLKSQRIVQDSSADVDYRWIDADLAKTAWDEGMKLGLQRRDPKGAPHE, encoded by the coding sequence TTGATCGTCGTCACCAACAACGAGAAAACCAGAGATTCCCTCCCTATGGCGCAATGGGTTGACGGAACCGCCCTCGACGTCCTCGACGAGGTGGAGTCGATGCTCCGAACGGGGTACGGTCTGGTGAGCGCCCCTCTTTCGGCCAACAACAGGCTGAACCGCTCTCCCTACCGTTCTATCATCCTTGGAAAACAGGGAACCTGGTCCGGAGACGACCTGGAACTGGTCGACAAGGCCAGAGCCTTCCTCAAGAGCCAGAGGATCGTTCAAGACAGCTCAGCCGACGTAGATTATCGTTGGATCGACGCCGATCTGGCAAAGACGGCCTGGGACGAAGGTATGAAGCTGGGCCTCCAACGAAGAGATCCGAAGGGGGCTCCCCATGAATAA
- a CDS encoding type II toxin-antitoxin system RelB/DinJ family antitoxin — MAGNTTNISIRMDSDLKAQAEILFGEMGMNMTTAFNIFVRQSLREGRIPFEISVNNINRETMAAMLEAEIIAKDPSIKGYTDLDKLFADLRK; from the coding sequence ATGGCTGGAAATACCACAAATATCAGCATCCGTATGGATTCCGACCTAAAGGCTCAGGCAGAGATTCTCTTCGGAGAGATGGGGATGAATATGACAACTGCTTTCAACATCTTCGTTCGCCAGTCGCTCCGTGAGGGCAGGATTCCTTTTGAAATCTCTGTAAACAATATAAACAGGGAAACCATGGCTGCGATGTTAGAGGCTGAGATTATCGCCAAAGACCCCTCAATCAAGGGCTACACCGATTTAGACAAGCTTTTTGCCGATCTCAGAAAATGA
- a CDS encoding type II toxin-antitoxin system YafQ family toxin translates to MRKTKLTVKPTSQFRKDYKLAFKRGLKIELIEDVISILAMAEELPPKNRDHALSGNWTGHRECHIQPDWLLIYRVEASVLVLTLTRTGTHADLFGK, encoded by the coding sequence ATGAGAAAGACAAAACTAACTGTAAAACCGACCTCTCAGTTCAGAAAGGACTACAAACTAGCCTTTAAACGTGGGCTAAAGATAGAGCTCATAGAAGACGTCATCTCCATTCTGGCTATGGCTGAGGAGCTCCCCCCAAAAAACAGGGATCACGCTCTTTCCGGAAATTGGACAGGGCATCGAGAGTGTCATATTCAGCCTGATTGGTTACTGATATATCGTGTGGAAGCATCGGTCCTGGTGTTGACCCTTACCCGGACAGGAACACATGCGGATCTTTTCGGGAAATAA
- a CDS encoding type I restriction-modification system subunit M N-terminal domain-containing protein: MSSKNENNNSVDLDIGTLSGHLWETANILRGPVDAADFKTYIFPLLFFKRLSDVYDEEYTVALEESDGDVEFAQFPENHRFQVPEGCHWKDVRAKSANIGHALQKAMRCIEQANPDTLHGIFGDAQWTNKDRLSDALLKDLIEHFSSLNLGNEHCKADILGQAYEYLIKKFADLTNKKAGEFYTPRSVVALMVRILAPKAGETIPAAPRTSCCRNTWTTSIAGTRDIRMWKESAGWSLSTRSARTIST, encoded by the coding sequence ATGAGCAGTAAGAACGAAAATAACAATTCAGTCGACTTGGATATTGGGACCCTCTCCGGACATCTATGGGAGACGGCCAATATCCTGCGTGGTCCAGTAGACGCGGCCGATTTCAAGACTTACATCTTCCCACTGCTGTTCTTCAAGCGGCTCTCCGATGTCTATGACGAAGAGTATACCGTGGCGCTGGAAGAATCAGACGGCGACGTGGAATTTGCCCAGTTCCCCGAGAACCACCGTTTCCAGGTTCCGGAGGGCTGCCACTGGAAAGATGTCCGGGCCAAGAGCGCCAATATCGGCCATGCGCTCCAGAAGGCGATGCGTTGTATCGAGCAGGCCAATCCGGACACCCTGCACGGCATCTTCGGTGATGCCCAGTGGACCAACAAAGACCGCCTTTCGGACGCGCTGCTTAAGGACCTGATCGAACACTTCTCGTCGCTCAACCTGGGCAACGAGCACTGTAAGGCGGACATTCTCGGCCAGGCCTATGAATATCTGATCAAGAAATTTGCCGACCTGACCAACAAGAAGGCTGGTGAATTCTATACCCCACGCTCCGTGGTCGCGTTGATGGTGCGCATCCTTGCGCCCAAAGCCGGGGAAACCATACCGGCCGCGCCCAGAACGAGCTGCTGCCGAAACACGTGGACAACATCCATCGCTGGTACGAGGGATATCAGGATGTGGAAGGAATCTGCCGGGTGGTCACTCTCGACGAGATCCGCGAGAACGATTTCAACCTGA
- a CDS encoding N-6 DNA methylase, whose product MDNIHRWYEGYQDVEGICRVVTLDEIRENDFNLNIPRYVEPVIEEESMTIDQAIANLKESLQAAYAAEDRLKALLEKEGLMA is encoded by the coding sequence GTGGACAACATCCATCGCTGGTACGAGGGATATCAGGATGTGGAAGGAATCTGCCGGGTGGTCACTCTCGACGAGATCCGCGAGAACGATTTCAACCTGAACATCCCCCGCTACGTGGAACCGGTGATCGAGGAAGAATCCATGACCATCGATCAGGCCATCGCCAATCTCAAAGAATCGCTGCAGGCGGCGTATGCGGCCGAGGATCGGTTGAAGGCGTTGCTCGAAAAAGAAGGGTTAATGGCATGA
- a CDS encoding type I restriction-modification system subunit M — translation MISQSQLESYLWGAATLLRGYIDAGDYKQFIFPLLFYKRLCDVYDEELADALKESGGDQEYAALPEQHRFHIPEDAHWKATRTKVKNVGKAIQDALRAIETANPDTLYGVFGDAQWTNKDRLPDHMLRELIEHFSSQTLSLSNCPEDELGVGYEFLIKKFADDSGHTAAEFYTNRTVVHLMTEILEPKPGESIYDPTCGSAGMLLSAVAHLKRQNKEWRNLRLFGQERNLLTSAIGRMNLFLHGVEDFRIVRGDTLGNPAFVEGDRLMQFDVVLANPPYSIKQWDRDAWSADPWGRSLYGTPPQGRADYAFWQHIIKSMKAKSGRCAILFPHGVLFRNEELAMREKLVAHDVVECVLGLGPNLFYNSPMEACVVICRMNKPKERRNKVLFINAVNEVTRERAQSFLTNDHIQRIVAAYKAFGDEDGFARVVCNDEVREKGSNLSIPLYVRSDNGNGNSNGAAETVSLKQAISNWQQSSMELRESMDDLFEVLEQRTDHSRGGTRMVQDQFPDAWNLIGASGGKEPRS, via the coding sequence ATGATTTCCCAATCCCAACTCGAATCCTACCTCTGGGGTGCGGCTACCTTACTGCGCGGCTATATCGACGCCGGGGACTACAAGCAGTTCATCTTCCCGCTGCTGTTCTACAAACGCCTGTGCGACGTCTATGACGAGGAGCTGGCCGATGCGCTGAAGGAATCCGGCGGCGATCAGGAATACGCCGCGCTTCCCGAACAGCACCGCTTTCATATTCCGGAGGACGCTCACTGGAAGGCCACCCGCACCAAGGTCAAGAACGTCGGTAAGGCCATTCAGGATGCACTGCGGGCTATCGAAACAGCCAATCCCGACACCCTGTACGGGGTCTTCGGCGACGCTCAGTGGACCAACAAGGACCGCCTGCCGGACCACATGCTGCGCGAGCTCATAGAGCACTTCAGTTCGCAGACGCTTTCGCTCTCTAACTGCCCGGAAGATGAGCTGGGCGTGGGCTACGAGTTTCTGATCAAAAAGTTCGCCGACGATTCCGGCCACACCGCTGCGGAATTCTATACCAACCGCACCGTGGTTCATCTGATGACCGAGATACTCGAACCCAAACCGGGTGAATCGATCTATGACCCCACCTGCGGTTCGGCGGGCATGCTGCTCTCCGCCGTAGCTCACCTGAAGCGACAGAATAAGGAGTGGCGGAACCTGCGACTGTTCGGCCAGGAGCGCAACCTGCTCACCTCCGCCATCGGCCGGATGAACCTGTTCCTGCACGGCGTTGAGGACTTCCGTATCGTCCGGGGCGATACCCTGGGTAACCCCGCCTTTGTCGAAGGCGACCGGCTCATGCAGTTCGATGTGGTCCTGGCCAATCCGCCGTACTCCATCAAACAGTGGGACCGCGATGCATGGTCCGCCGATCCGTGGGGCCGAAGCCTCTACGGCACCCCGCCCCAGGGCCGCGCCGACTATGCCTTCTGGCAACACATCATCAAAAGCATGAAGGCCAAGAGCGGCCGCTGCGCCATCCTGTTTCCGCATGGTGTCCTCTTCCGCAATGAAGAACTGGCCATGCGCGAGAAGTTGGTCGCCCACGACGTGGTGGAGTGTGTGCTGGGCCTCGGCCCCAACCTCTTTTACAACTCACCCATGGAAGCCTGCGTCGTTATCTGTCGGATGAACAAGCCTAAAGAGCGCAGGAACAAGGTGCTCTTCATCAACGCGGTGAACGAGGTGACACGCGAGCGGGCGCAGAGCTTCCTCACTAACGACCACATCCAGCGCATTGTCGCCGCCTACAAGGCTTTCGGTGACGAGGACGGCTTTGCCCGGGTGGTCTGCAATGACGAGGTGCGGGAGAAAGGCAGCAACCTAAGCATCCCACTCTACGTTCGATCGGATAACGGAAACGGCAATAGCAACGGAGCAGCCGAAACGGTCAGCCTCAAGCAGGCCATTTCGAACTGGCAGCAAAGCTCGATGGAATTGCGGGAGTCGATGGACGACCTTTTTGAGGTTCTTGAGCAACGGACAGACCATTCTCGTGGCGGCACGAGAATGGTTCAGGATCAATTCCCTGACGCCTGGAATTTGATTGGGGCCTCCGGTGGAAAAGAGCCACGATCATGA
- a CDS encoding PDDEXK nuclease domain-containing protein codes for MKAEKGMSELNNPGPDYAHLLAEVKERIRSAQYEALKAVNKELVGLYWDIGRMIVERQDVEGWGKAVVERLSADLRQEFPGVGGFSVQNLWYMRQFYLEYHESERLQPLVGEIAWTHNLAIMSKCKDPLEREFYLRMTRKFGWSKNVLIHQIANQSYEKSLLGQANFDQTLTPKLRAQAKLAVKDEYTFDFLELGEEYSERELERALITRIEDFLRAMGGMFAFMGSQYRLEIDGEEFFIDLLLFHRRLRCMVAVELKIGKFRPEFVGKMQFYLTALDRQVRQEDENSSIGIILCKEKSRTIVEYALHDARKPIGVATYEITKTLPRELRGQLPQPEEIAALLERIDE; via the coding sequence ATGAAAGCGGAGAAAGGAATGAGCGAACTGAACAATCCAGGTCCGGACTATGCGCACCTCCTTGCCGAGGTGAAAGAGCGCATCCGCTCCGCCCAATACGAAGCCTTAAAGGCGGTCAACAAGGAGCTGGTCGGCCTGTACTGGGATATCGGGCGGATGATCGTGGAACGGCAGGATGTTGAAGGCTGGGGCAAGGCGGTGGTGGAACGCCTGTCCGCCGACTTGCGGCAAGAATTTCCCGGCGTGGGTGGCTTTTCGGTTCAGAATCTCTGGTATATGCGCCAGTTCTATTTGGAGTATCACGAGAGTGAAAGACTCCAACCACTGGTTGGAGAAATTGCCTGGACGCATAACCTTGCTATTATGAGCAAATGCAAAGACCCGCTGGAGCGGGAATTCTATCTGCGCATGACCCGTAAATTCGGTTGGTCTAAAAACGTACTCATTCATCAGATCGCCAACCAGAGCTATGAAAAATCCCTGCTCGGCCAAGCCAATTTCGATCAGACGCTTACACCGAAACTTCGCGCCCAGGCCAAGTTGGCGGTAAAAGACGAATACACCTTCGATTTTCTGGAGCTGGGTGAGGAATACAGCGAGCGGGAGCTGGAACGGGCGCTCATCACCCGGATCGAGGATTTTCTGCGGGCCATGGGCGGCATGTTCGCCTTCATGGGTAGTCAGTACCGGTTGGAGATTGACGGTGAAGAGTTCTTTATCGACCTGCTGCTGTTTCATCGGCGGTTGCGCTGCATGGTGGCCGTTGAGCTGAAGATCGGCAAATTCAGGCCGGAGTTCGTCGGCAAGATGCAGTTTTACCTGACAGCGCTGGACCGACAGGTCCGCCAAGAGGATGAGAACTCCTCCATCGGCATCATCCTGTGCAAGGAGAAGAGTCGCACCATTGTCGAGTACGCCCTGCACGACGCCCGCAAGCCCATCGGCGTGGCAACCTACGAAATCACCAAGACTCTGCCCAGGGAACTGAGAGGGCAATTGCCCCAGCCGGAAGAGATCGCAGCCTTGCTTGAGAGGATTGACGAATGA
- a CDS encoding IS66 family transposase yields MACNRNYAYISVEKKRGYDGMVASGILPCFRGIAVHDFWRPYERFDVNHVYCNAHLIRELRAIHENTGQEWASDLKKLLVWAQHKKKEFIAAGKDRFSPYCCRYRIDKPFDDLLASGLAQNPLPTGKGTRGRPKKGKARNLLERFRDHKEEILLYARDFAIPFDNNEAERNIRNFKAKLKISGCFRTSEGASDYAKIMSFLITAKKHSINIFEAMSMALDGQVLFLAGATE; encoded by the coding sequence GTGGCCTGTAACCGCAACTACGCCTATATCTCCGTCGAGAAGAAACGAGGCTACGATGGAATGGTCGCCTCCGGGATACTTCCCTGTTTCAGGGGGATAGCTGTCCATGATTTCTGGCGTCCCTACGAGAGATTTGACGTGAACCACGTCTATTGCAACGCTCACCTCATTCGGGAGCTAAGGGCCATCCACGAAAACACCGGACAGGAATGGGCCTCAGACCTAAAAAAGCTCCTGGTATGGGCCCAGCACAAAAAGAAGGAGTTTATCGCGGCCGGTAAGGACCGTTTTTCACCTTATTGCTGTCGCTACAGGATCGACAAGCCCTTCGATGACTTACTTGCCTCCGGTCTGGCTCAAAACCCTCTACCTACTGGAAAGGGGACAAGAGGCAGGCCCAAAAAAGGCAAGGCCAGGAACCTCCTGGAGAGATTTAGGGACCATAAGGAGGAGATCCTGCTCTATGCCAGGGACTTTGCGATCCCCTTCGACAATAACGAGGCTGAGCGAAACATTCGCAACTTCAAAGCGAAGCTTAAAATATCGGGCTGCTTCCGAACCTCGGAAGGGGCTAGTGACTATGCCAAAATAATGTCGTTCCTCATTACGGCGAAGAAGCACTCGATCAATATATTCGAGGCCATGTCTATGGCTCTCGATGGTCAGGTTCTCTTCCTGGCTGGAGCGACTGAATAG
- the fumC gene encoding class II fumarate hydratase, translated as MKTRTERDSLGEVQVPEEALWGAQTQRSLNNFPIGREKMPQEVIEALVLVKRAAAVVNVELEVLDEDRGRAIAKAADRILSEDFSDQFPLSLWQTGSGTQTNMNVNEVIARIASDDSRLSIHPNDHVNRSQSSNDVFPTAMHVATVLAVERRLLPALDRITKVLREKSDRYRDLVKIGRTHLQDATPLTLGQEIGGWVRMMERCQSMVITSVEYLKDLALGGTAVGTGLNAPEDFGRKVAQEIGELTGVDFSTAPDKFHSLTSKDELVAFHGVLKALAADLMKIANDVRWLASGPRCGLGELIIPANEPGSSIMPGKVNPTQAEAVTMVAVRVMGNDTTVGVAASQGNFQLNVFMPVTIEAVLNSIGLLSDVMESFTDRCLAGLEADEERISQVRDRSLMLVTALAPVLGYDGAASIAKKAHSEGITLKEAAVAMGSLSGEEFDKLVRPEKMV; from the coding sequence ATGAAGACCAGAACAGAGAGAGACTCCCTAGGGGAGGTCCAGGTTCCCGAGGAGGCCCTGTGGGGGGCTCAGACCCAGAGGAGCCTGAACAACTTTCCCATAGGCAGAGAGAAGATGCCTCAGGAGGTAATAGAGGCTTTGGTCCTAGTAAAGAGGGCCGCAGCAGTGGTCAACGTGGAGCTTGAGGTTTTGGACGAGGACAGAGGACGAGCCATAGCCAAGGCGGCCGATAGGATACTGTCGGAGGACTTTTCCGATCAGTTCCCCCTGTCTCTCTGGCAGACCGGGAGCGGCACCCAGACGAACATGAACGTCAACGAGGTGATAGCCAGAATAGCGTCCGACGATTCCAGGCTTTCGATCCACCCGAACGACCACGTGAACCGAAGCCAGAGCAGCAACGACGTCTTTCCCACCGCCATGCACGTGGCGACGGTACTGGCTGTGGAAAGAAGACTCCTTCCCGCACTGGATAGGATCACGAAGGTCCTGAGGGAGAAGAGCGACCGTTACAGAGACCTGGTCAAGATAGGCAGAACCCACCTCCAGGACGCCACCCCTCTGACCTTGGGACAGGAGATAGGCGGCTGGGTCCGCATGATGGAGAGGTGTCAGTCCATGGTGATCACCTCGGTGGAATATCTCAAGGATCTGGCCCTGGGAGGTACGGCGGTCGGCACGGGCCTGAACGCCCCGGAGGACTTCGGAAGAAAGGTCGCCCAGGAGATAGGGGAGCTCACGGGAGTCGATTTCAGCACCGCTCCGGACAAGTTCCACTCCCTGACCAGCAAGGACGAACTGGTGGCCTTCCACGGCGTCCTCAAGGCCCTGGCGGCGGACCTCATGAAGATAGCCAACGACGTCAGGTGGCTAGCGTCCGGGCCCCGGTGCGGGCTGGGAGAGCTTATCATACCGGCGAACGAACCAGGAAGCTCCATCATGCCAGGCAAGGTCAACCCCACCCAGGCGGAGGCTGTCACCATGGTGGCGGTGAGGGTCATGGGAAACGACACCACCGTCGGAGTGGCCGCCAGCCAGGGCAACTTCCAGCTGAACGTCTTCATGCCCGTGACCATCGAGGCGGTGCTCAACTCAATAGGCCTTTTGAGCGACGTCATGGAATCCTTCACGGACCGTTGTCTGGCAGGTCTGGAGGCCGACGAGGAGCGGATATCCCAGGTAAGGGACAGGTCTCTGATGCTGGTCACAGCTCTGGCACCGGTGCTGGGCTACGACGGGGCGGCGTCCATAGCCAAGAAGGCCCACTCCGAGGGAATTACACTGAAAGAGGCGGCGGTAGCCATGGGTAGCCTGTCCGGTGAGGAGTTCGACAAGCTGGTACGTCCGGAGAAGATGGTCTAA
- the nikR gene encoding nickel-responsive transcriptional regulator NikR has protein sequence MAGDVLVRFGVAVPEGLLRDFDRQIERKGVPNRSEAIRQLIRDSISDTRWTEGKGTVYGSVTISYNHHTREACSTLTDIQHDFGDVIICTSHVHADHDHCVEVIMVKGQASRVKALIEELSGVRAINNLSPVIASIL, from the coding sequence ATGGCAGGAGACGTTTTGGTCCGTTTCGGGGTGGCGGTTCCGGAAGGACTACTGAGGGATTTCGACCGCCAGATAGAGCGAAAGGGAGTTCCCAACCGCTCGGAGGCCATAAGACAGCTGATCCGGGACTCCATCTCGGACACCCGCTGGACCGAGGGGAAGGGCACCGTCTACGGATCTGTGACCATCTCCTACAACCACCATACCAGGGAGGCCTGTTCGACCCTGACCGACATACAGCACGATTTCGGCGACGTCATAATATGCACCAGCCACGTCCACGCCGATCACGACCACTGCGTGGAGGTCATAATGGTCAAGGGACAGGCGTCCAGGGTGAAGGCCCTCATAGAGGAGCTGTCGGGGGTAAGGGCGATAAACAACCTGTCGCCGGTCATAGCCTCCATACTTTAA
- a CDS encoding RidA family protein encodes MRKAIATDKAPAAIGPYSQGIETEQFVYTSGQLGMDPATKAFPDTIEEQTKQALENVKAILEKAGSSMDKVVKTTVFLSDMKNFAAMNEVYKSFFVGECPARSAFQVAKLPLDGMVEIEVVALKG; translated from the coding sequence TTGAGAAAAGCGATAGCCACCGATAAGGCCCCTGCGGCCATAGGTCCCTACAGCCAGGGAATAGAGACGGAGCAGTTCGTCTACACCTCCGGGCAGCTCGGGATGGATCCTGCAACCAAGGCATTTCCCGATACGATCGAGGAGCAGACCAAACAGGCCCTGGAGAACGTCAAGGCCATCCTCGAGAAGGCCGGAAGCTCCATGGACAAGGTCGTTAAGACCACGGTGTTCCTCAGCGACATGAAGAACTTCGCCGCCATGAACGAGGTGTACAAGTCCTTCTTCGTGGGAGAGTGTCCCGCCAGGAGCGCCTTCCAGGTAGCCAAACTTCCTCTGGACGGAATGGTCGAGATAGAGGTAGTGGCCCTAAAAGGTTAA
- a CDS encoding diguanylate cyclase: protein MKLLNETPTPEELEIYEAFQEWMASYDGGDIEGIMKWMAPDVLSVGTGRDEISRSSEAIREGFSRDFGELDELRLIDGFVTVKARGDAGWLFFQAVYGVNVKGEPIRYETRRTVVFRKIEGRWIQEHLHHSIPDRTQSDHRSFPVGPITAGRYSILFTSSRDAIIMASRWDRSILEANMAALGMYGLSEERMLNSRMDDLMDDEELTAFLRRINSSPKEGGLFQAVHKGPSGPFPVEISVRITELEGRSIVVMVVRDTTSRVETERALRRSEERLRLAMEANEDGLWELDVPTMTMYVSGSSWGGSGDVEERFPYRAWREMAHGDDRDDINKALTGHLDRGDEYRVEYRMDRGDGRWRWVLERGRVVDRRSDGSPLRMIGTIMDVDRRKRIEEERLELTKKLEKMASIDKLTGILNRQRFEFLLQEKMDRKRLPLCLIMFDLDRFKDLNDARGHLEGDRALVLASEAVSGRLRMGDLFGRWGGDEFMVALEQDLDKSLIVAEDLRKRICDALGDGFQGVTASFGLALWNGRASLENLSNMADEALYRAKKDGRNRVVVFDDAGYN, encoded by the coding sequence TTGAAACTGCTCAACGAAACCCCCACTCCGGAGGAGCTGGAGATATACGAGGCCTTCCAGGAGTGGATGGCATCCTACGACGGAGGCGACATAGAGGGAATAATGAAGTGGATGGCCCCGGACGTTTTATCCGTAGGCACGGGCAGGGACGAGATCAGCCGAAGTTCCGAAGCCATAAGGGAGGGCTTCTCCCGTGATTTCGGCGAGCTGGACGAACTCAGGCTGATAGACGGTTTCGTCACCGTCAAGGCCAGAGGGGACGCCGGCTGGCTCTTCTTTCAGGCCGTCTACGGTGTCAACGTCAAGGGGGAGCCCATAAGATACGAGACCAGGAGGACCGTTGTCTTCCGGAAGATCGAGGGCCGATGGATCCAGGAGCATCTGCACCACTCCATACCGGACAGGACCCAGTCGGACCACCGCTCCTTTCCCGTGGGGCCCATAACCGCCGGAAGGTACTCTATACTCTTTACATCCTCCCGAGACGCCATAATAATGGCATCCCGATGGGACAGATCCATACTGGAGGCCAACATGGCGGCTCTTGGCATGTACGGCCTGTCGGAGGAGAGGATGCTCAACTCCCGTATGGACGACCTCATGGACGACGAAGAGCTCACCGCCTTCCTCCGAAGGATAAACTCCAGCCCCAAGGAGGGCGGGCTGTTCCAGGCCGTCCACAAAGGTCCCTCCGGTCCCTTTCCGGTGGAGATAAGCGTCAGGATAACTGAGCTGGAAGGACGGTCCATCGTCGTTATGGTCGTCAGGGACACGACCTCCAGAGTCGAGACGGAGAGGGCTCTCAGACGCAGCGAGGAGAGGCTGCGTCTCGCCATGGAGGCCAACGAAGACGGTCTGTGGGAGCTCGACGTACCCACCATGACCATGTACGTCAGCGGCAGTTCATGGGGCGGAAGCGGCGACGTCGAGGAACGATTCCCCTATCGGGCCTGGAGAGAGATGGCCCATGGGGACGATCGGGACGACATAAATAAGGCCCTTACGGGACACCTGGATAGAGGCGACGAGTACCGTGTCGAGTACAGGATGGACCGAGGCGACGGAAGATGGCGATGGGTTTTGGAGAGAGGCCGGGTGGTGGATCGAAGGTCCGACGGATCCCCTCTAAGGATGATAGGCACGATCATGGACGTGGACAGACGGAAGAGGATAGAGGAGGAGAGGTTGGAGCTCACCAAAAAACTGGAGAAGATGGCCTCCATAGACAAACTCACCGGTATACTGAACCGCCAGAGGTTCGAGTTTCTCCTTCAGGAGAAGATGGACCGGAAAAGGCTTCCCCTCTGCCTCATAATGTTCGATCTCGATCGATTTAAAGATTTGAACGACGCCAGAGGTCACCTGGAGGGAGATCGGGCCCTGGTGCTGGCCAGCGAGGCGGTGTCGGGCCGTCTGAGGATGGGAGATCTGTTCGGGCGCTGGGGCGGCGACGAGTTCATGGTGGCCCTGGAGCAGGACCTGGATAAATCCCTGATAGTGGCCGAGGACCTGAGAAAGAGGATATGCGATGCACTGGGAGACGGCTTTCAGGGAGTGACGGCCAGCTTCGGACTGGCCCTGTGGAACGGAAGGGCGTCCCTTGAAAACCTCTCCAACATGGCCGACGAGGCCCTCTACAGGGCCAAAAAAGACGGGCGAAACCGGGTGGTTGTCTTCGACGATGCTGGTTATAATTGA
- a CDS encoding DUF2993 domain-containing protein has protein sequence MTKSLKAIALATALITVSASSALAEDLGDRLFRMFLGELDPQRAQMILSEPPEESGLVKHVYMDMEGADIGGVRIDRITIEGMDVAFTSPDTWGTESADVTSILATNAVAVIKEEDINSHLKSKEFGDDEKWNNLALDFSPGRVYAKGYYLADLVLLRLNILIEIDGTFKVKEGKQIWLDDYTLKVNRAKVPEGLTDRAMAKIQPILDLGKFMFPLKLSGIELDEDRAVVKSVSEPRSFEGMVYEYDAETVSRDL, from the coding sequence ATGACGAAGAGTTTAAAGGCCATAGCTCTGGCCACAGCGCTGATCACCGTATCGGCGTCTTCCGCCCTGGCGGAGGACCTGGGAGACAGGCTCTTTCGGATGTTCCTGGGCGAACTCGATCCACAAAGGGCTCAGATGATACTGAGTGAACCTCCGGAGGAATCCGGATTGGTCAAACACGTCTACATGGACATGGAGGGGGCCGATATAGGAGGAGTCCGGATAGACCGGATAACGATTGAGGGAATGGACGTTGCCTTCACCTCCCCCGATACATGGGGCACAGAGAGCGCCGACGTAACCTCCATACTGGCGACCAACGCCGTGGCGGTGATAAAGGAGGAGGACATAAACTCACACCTGAAAAGCAAGGAGTTCGGCGACGACGAAAAATGGAACAACCTCGCCCTGGATTTCTCTCCCGGTAGGGTCTACGCTAAGGGTTACTATCTGGCGGATCTCGTACTTTTGAGGTTAAACATATTGATAGAGATAGACGGAACCTTCAAGGTAAAAGAGGGCAAGCAGATATGGCTCGACGACTACACCCTGAAGGTCAATCGGGCCAAGGTTCCCGAGGGGCTGACCGACAGGGCCATGGCCAAGATACAGCCCATACTGGATCTGGGTAAGTTCATGTTCCCGCTGAAGCTCTCCGGAATAGAGCTCGATGAGGACCGGGCGGTGGTGAAGAGCGTCTCCGAGCCCAGGTCCTTCGAGGGGATGGTCTATGAATACGATGCCGAAACCGTTTCGAGAGATCTGTGA